One region of Paralichthys olivaceus isolate ysfri-2021 chromosome 12, ASM2471397v2, whole genome shotgun sequence genomic DNA includes:
- the LOC109628034 gene encoding autophagy-related protein 2 homolog B isoform X2 has translation MELNRCLKKDNVVPGADPDLIESQTTRTVSSRDDVFFSMADMDMSHSLSSLPPLGEPPTVDLDLSLNSNYSASPGESPSGNATALWDDYMDVPRQREKQANETLHQSRDSQLAQKLLRLASHPSKPHGDESRPELVLRLTLSSLAVSVLHIDPLPPPDAAPRALGPMAAHFFSMVGQLSPASFLQSRTALNQACPHDHLRFVGQDLKINYEHSQGSNLRTFSTDVSLNQMELLECLFPSEAVIGGSQRGIQYTELLTFDTTASADASLTTCLHLLYKQAERRGPQGGQVRFSTIPRKAEIQVELGPVRSELDISIVDRLNSLLQPQKLATTEMMASHMYTSYNKHVSLHKAFTEVFLDDSHTPTNCQVSLTVNAPVLGLAVRFPIPDLRSDQERGPWFKKSLQKEVLYLEFEDLEVKTEFMGGSCPDQTKMELTFRELVGKFQEEPDQPAARFLRVSHTMDGNMTSSESVKFDWPRVVLKMNPTAVHSILERVTTEDDEGAEDHSLEEEEEEGAAHSLKDVCDFGKPEPSPFSSRRVMYENEEMVIPGDVGEMTEFQEKTTNNSRFILELCLPNVQLVLPSKTFYEKLHNRINNDLLLWEPTAPSPVETVESMPYGVGLSVASQLINTYSKDSFSQFRSTGPEEDTSGSEEENMHYYSPASDVGLRFRKKKKPKAQSKTSQSLFSVILSVNHGLVSLQTNAKRENKTVLKNKHGEFWLEVKNAVLFSVTQYEGYKDQHYICFHTSSICMYHQGLMDGGAVVSDIKLPCRTHPHWLEPTIYQSETSPERSSTPSESIGLEARSMVSVAVKISSQSAERNVKEFLVAVGVRGATLQHRVVPLSLGWYDQIVDFLNISDEPVLGYAPPTSVTTLHLHLWSCSLDYRPLYLPLRSLLIVETFSISSSLSLDHSSSTLRIILDEAALFLSDKSNAVSVNLARDYVQVVDMGTLELRITAVKPGADGKLVEPRFELRCSSDVIHIRTCSDSCAALMNLIQYVASYGDLLPPAEPEAKHSSSTQRSKAEFPSRPTSQTPLLAETEQQMLQDLMSEAMEETDGQHTPGIQQNGAHEERNHDHDPPHSDLFLFPDESGNFNQNPSPTYPMLHSPLITPVPNLTQETDDFCILETPGSRGEDRDQEPVVKRLTSNPVEIKQDHFSQPLYGNDSSRGAVNFPIPEVRYLIKEISVIWHLYGGKDFGSLTFSASPARSRGSTPHCSPSQTPVRQASASGRAGGGKGRNHDVLMEIQLSKVRFQHEVYPQAQVASGSAADQPVSRQVFVVQDLEIRDRLATSQMNKFLYLYSSKEMPRKAHSNMLTVKALHMCPESGQAPQECCLRVSLMPLRLNIDQDALFFLKDFFTSLATEVEFFSPPAQEAFCVSTKKAAAPEISCSFSKLAGSSQDPAPIISVPAQRRLSHNGFSTSGREEASDSDTLSFKDQPIFFREFRFTSEVPIRLDYHGKHVSMEQGTFAGIIIGLTQLNCSELKLRQLCYRQGLLGVDKLFSYAINEWLNDIKKNQLPGLLGGVGPIHSLVQLVQGFRDLVWLPIEQYRKDGRIVRGFQRGTASFGTSTAMAALELTNRMVRTIQAAAETAYDMVSPVPDERDSKRIKRFSHYGLAHQPVDLREGVAKAYTVVKEGITDTALTIYDTATREHEQRGMTGAVGGVLRQLPPAVVKPLIMATEATSNVLGGMRNQIHPDARQEESQKWRQGEE, from the exons ATGGAGCTGAACCGCTGTCTGAAGAAGGACAATGTTGTGCCAGGAGCAGACCCCGACCTCATTGAAAGTCAGACAACCAGAACTGTGTCAAGTCGAG ATGATGTGTTCTTCTCCATGGCCGACATGGACATGTCTCACAGTTtgtcatccctccctcctctgggAGAACCACCCACTGTTGACTTGGATTTGTCACTTAACAGCAACTACTCTGCCTCCCCAGGAGAGTCTCCCTCTGGAAACGCAACA GCTCTGTGGGATGATTACATGGATGTAccaagacaaagagagaagcagGCTAATGAAACACTTCACCAGTCACGGGATTCACAACTCGCTCAAAAGTTGCTAAGACTGGCCT CCCATCCATCTAAACCTCATGGTGATGAGTCCAGGCCAGAGCTGGTGCTGAGGCTGACACTGAGCAGCCTGgctgtctctgtcctccacaTCGACCCGCTGCCACCACCAGATGCTGCCCCTCGGGCACTCGGCCCCATGGCTGCACACTTCTTCAGCATGGTGGGCCAGCTCTCTCCTGCTTCTTTCCTCCAGTCCCGGACAGCATTGAATCAGGCTTGTCCTCATGACCACCTCAg GTTTGTGGGCCAGGATCTGAAGATAAACTATGAGCACAGTCAGGGATCCAACTTACGGACTTTCAGCACTGACGTCTCTCTCAACCAGATGGAACTCCTGGAGTGTCTGTTCCCATCTGAGGCTGTCATTGGAGGCTCCCAAAGAGGCATTCAGTACACTGAG CTCCTGACATTTGACACCACAGCCAGTGCTGATGCATCGCTAACCACCTGCCTTCACCTGCTTTACAAACAGGCTGAGCGCAGGGGCCCTCAG GGCGGCCAGGTTCGCTTCAGCACCATTCCCCGGAAAGCTGAGATCCAGGTCGAGCTGGGACCTGTGCGATCCGAGCTGGACATCAGCATCGTCGACCGTCTCAACTCACTGCTACAACCTCAGAAGCTGGCCACTACAGAGATGATGGCTTCCCATATGTATACATCTTATAATAAACATGTCAGCTTG CACAAGGCTTTTACAGAAGTTTTCCTCGATGACAGCCACACCCCAACCAACTGTCAGgtatcactgactgtaaatgcCCCAGTGCTCGGCCTTGCAGTCCGATTTCCCATCCCCGACCTGCGCTCAGATCAGGAGAGGGGCCCCTGGTTCAAGAAGTCCCTGCAGAAGGAAGTACTTTACCTGGAGTTTGAAGACCTGGAAGTTAAAACAGAGTTCATGGGTGGCAGCTGTCCTGACCAAACAAAGATGGAGCTCACTTTTAGAGAACTTGTAG GGAAGTTCCAGGAGGAGCCAGATCAACCAGCCGCCCGATTCCTCAGGGTGTCCCACACCATGGACGGAAACATGACATCATCCGAAAGCGTTAAGTTTGACTGGCCGAG GGTTGTGCTGAAGATGAACCCTACGGCGGTCCACTCAATCCTTGAGCGTGTGACAACTGAGGATGACGAGGGGGCTGAGGATCATTCTcttgaggaggaagaggaggaaggggctGCTCATTCACTGAAGGATGTGTGTGACTTTGGGAAACCAGAGCCATCACCATTTTCTTCACGTAGGGTCATGTATGAGAATGAGGAG ATGGTCATTCCGGGTGATGTTGGTGAGATGACAGAGTTTCAGGAAAAAACCACGAACAACTCTCGCTTCATCCTTGAGTTGTGTCTCCCTAATGTGCAGTTGGTGCTGCCCAGCAAGACGTTTTATGAAAAACTACACAACAG GATAAATAATGACCTGCTTCTCTGGGAGCCCACTGCTCCATCTCCAGTGGAGACTGTTGAGAGCATGCCATATGGAGTTGGCCTCTCTGTCGCCAGTCAATTGATCAACACTTACTCCAAGGACAGCTTCAGCCAGTTCCGCTCTACTGGACCTGAGG AGGACACCAGCGGCTCAGAGGAAGAGAACATGCACTATTACTCTCCTGCCTCTGACGTGGGCCTCAGGTTTCGTAAGAAGAAAAAGCCCAAAGCTCAGAGCAAGACGTCGCagagtttgttttctgtcatccTCAGTGTCAATCATGGCTTGGTGTCTCTACAAACTAATGCTAAG agagaaaataaaactgttctgaaaaacaaacatggcgaGTTCTGGCTGGAGGTGAAGAACGCTGTGCTGTTCAGTGTCACGCAGTATGAGGGATATAAAGACCAACACTATATTTGCTTCCACACCAGTAGCATTTGCATGTATCACCAAG GACTCATGGATGGCGGAGCCGTTGTCTCAGACATCAAGTTGCCGTGCAGGACACATCCCCATTGGTTAGAGCCAACTATCTACCAATCAGAGACCTCTCCTGAGAGGTCCTCAACACCCTCAGAGAGTATTGGTCTGGAGGCCCGCAGCATGGTGTCTGTCGCTGTCAAAATCTCTTCACAGAGTGCAGAACGCAATGTCAAG gaGTTTCTGGTTGCTGTCGGAGTGAGAGGAGCAACACTTCAGCACAGAGTTGTCCCTCTCAGTCTGGGCTGGTACGACCAG ATTGTTGACTTCTTGAATATTTCTGATGAGCCTGTGTTGGGTTACGCTCCTCCAACGTCTGTCACCACCCTACATCTACATCTATGGAGCTGCTCTTTAGATTACAG ACCCCTTTACCTGCCGCTCAGGTCCCTGCTGATTGTCGAGACTTTCAGCATCTCCAGCAGCCTCTCTTTAGACCACTCCTCTTCAACACTCAG GATCATTCTGGACGAAGCTGCTCTGTTCCTCTCAGACAAGAGCAATGCAGTCTCTGTTAATCTAGCACGTG ACTACGTCCAAGTGGTCGACATGGGAACACTGGAGCTGAGGATTACAGCTGTCAAACCTGGAGCGGATGGAAAATTG GTGGAGCCGAGATttgagctgcgctgctccagtGACGTCATTCACATCAGAACCTGTTCAGATTCCTGCGCCGCCCTCATGAACCTCATCCAGTACGTCGCCAGCTATGGAGACTTGCTGCCGCCTGCAGAACCAGAGGCAAAGCATAGCAGCAGTACTCAAAGATCCAag GCGGAGTTTCCCAGCCGGCCCACATCTCAGACCCCTCTGCTTGCTGAGACCGAGCAGCAGATGTTGCAGGATCTGATGAGTGAGGCgatggaggagacagatggGCAGCATACACCTGGGATACAGCAGAACG GTGCACACGAGGAGAGAAATCATGACCACGACCCGCCTCACTCAGACTTGTTCCTGTTCCCAGATGAGAGTGGGAATTTTAATCAGAATCCCAGCCCCACTTACCCCATGCTTCACTCTCCTCTCATCACTCCTGTCCCGAACCTGACCCAAGAGACGGATGACTTTTGTATCCTGGAAACACCTGGTTCCAGAGGAGAG gATCGTGATCAGGAGCCAGTGGTAAAGCGGCTTACTTCAAACCCAGTGGAAATTAAACAGGATCACTTCAGTCAGCCTCTGTATGGGAACGATTCCAGTCGCGGAGCTGTGAACTTTCCCATCCCAGAGGTGCGTTACCTCATCAAGGAGATCTCTGTTATCTGGCACCTTTATGGTGGGAAAGACTTTGGGAGTCTGACTTTCTCAGCGTCTCCTGCTAGAAGCCGCGG GTCTACACCTCATTGCTCCCCCTCTCAAACTCCAGTCAGACAGGCCAGTGCTTCAGGACGGGCAGGAGGTGGAAAAGGGAGGAACCATGATGTCCTGATGGAGATCCAGCTCAGCAAG GTGAGATTTCAACATGAGGTGTACCCACAGGCCCAGGTGGCTTCTGGGTCGGCAGCGGATCAGCCAGTCTCTCGGCAGGTGTTTGTCGTGCAGGACTTGGAGATTCGAGACCGACTTGCAACTTCACAGATGAataagttcctctacttgtacTCAAGCAAAGAAATGCCCCGCAAGGCCCATTCTAACATG TTGACAGTTAAAGCACTGCACATGTGTCCGGAGTCGGGGCAGGCTCCTCAGGAGTGCTGTCTGCGTGTTTCCCTGATGCCTCTTCGTCTCAATATTGATCAG gACGCACTGTTCTTCTTGAAGGACTTCTTTACAAGTCTTGCTACTGAAGTTGAGTTTTTCTCACCACCTGCTCAAGAAG CGTTCTGTGTTTCCACAAAGAAAGCCGCTGCCCCTGAgatctcctgcagcttctccaaGCTCGCTGGCAGCAGCCAGGACCCGGCACCGATCATTTCAGTGCCTGCACAGAGACGTTTGAGCCACAATGGGTTTTCTACATCTGGGAGGGAAGAGGCCAGTGACAGTGACACTCTTTCTTTCAAAGACCAGCCAATCTTCTTTCG GGAGTTCCGATTTACGTCTGAGGTTCCAATTCGCTTGGATTACCATGGGAAACATGTTTCAATGGAACAG GGAACATTTGCTGGAATCATTATCGGGTTGACACAACTGAACTGTTCAGAGCTGAAACTGAGACAGTTGTGCTACAGACAAGG ACTGTTAGGTGTGGATAAGCTGTTTTCCTATGCAATAAACGAGTGGCTGAATGACATAAAGAAGAATCAGCTTCCAGGTCTGCTGGGTGGTGTCGGACCAATTCACTCACTGGTACAGTTGG TTCAAGGATTCAGGGACTTGGTCTGGCTCCCGATCGAGCAGTACAGGAAAGACGGCCGGATAGTCCGCGGGTTTCAGCGCGGCACAGCCTCCTTTGGAACCTCCACTGCTATGGCTGCTCTGGAGCTCACCAACAGGATGGTGCGGACTATTCAG gcagcagcagagacggCCTACGACATGGTTTCTCCAGTGCCTGATGAGAGAGACTCAAAGAGGATAAAACGGTTCTCTCATTACGGACTGGCCCATCAGCCTGTGGACCTGAGAGAAGGTGTAGCCAAAGCCTACACGGTGGTAAAAGAG GGGATCACAGACACTGCACTGACCATCTACGACACGGCCACCCGGGAGCACGAGCAGCGCGGGATGACGGGGGCGGTGGGTGGAGTTCTCCGACAGCTGCCGCCAGCTGTAGTCAAGCCTCTCATTATGGCCACCGAGGCCACCTCCAACGTTTTGGGTGGGATGAGGAACCAGATTCACCCTGACGCTCGCCAGGAGGAATCGCAGAAGTGGAGGCAGGGCGAGGAGTGA